A single Solidesulfovibrio sp. DNA region contains:
- the nifK gene encoding nitrogenase molybdenum-iron protein subunit beta: MALLRHTTGEIKERKALTVNPAKTCQPVGAMYAALGVKGCFPHSHGSQGCCAYHRSALTRHYKEPVVAGTSSFTEGSSVFGGQSNLIAAIDNIFTLYDPDVIAIHTTCLSETIGDDLLQISQKAKDDGKVPAGKHIVYASTPSYVGTHVTGYANMVKGILKGFVKKTGRPNGKINVIPGFCEPSDMAEMRRLATMLGIDVILAPDTNGVLNGPLTGHYEMYPKAGATPEDIAAMGDAKGTIGLGRWATTDAVNYLDAEFKVPGTVLGLPIGLHATDRYVDALRRLAGVAVPEAVNFERGQVVDVISDYSQYLYGKKVAIAGDPDQVLALVEFCVTLGMIPAYTVSGTAGKYFEERMNELVKDVPYDCKFKNGEHADMYLLHQWIKNDPVDLLIGNTYLKYIARDEDIPLIRHGFPILDRVGHQYFPSVGYSGAMRLLEKFLEALLGRQDRDAPETRFELQM, encoded by the coding sequence ATGGCACTGCTCAGACATACCACCGGCGAGATCAAGGAACGCAAGGCGCTCACCGTCAACCCGGCCAAGACCTGCCAGCCCGTGGGCGCCATGTACGCCGCCCTCGGCGTCAAGGGCTGCTTCCCCCACAGCCACGGCTCCCAGGGCTGCTGCGCCTACCACCGTTCGGCCCTGACCCGCCACTACAAGGAACCCGTGGTCGCCGGCACCTCGTCTTTCACCGAAGGCTCCTCGGTCTTCGGCGGACAGTCCAACCTGATTGCGGCCATCGACAACATCTTCACCCTCTACGACCCCGACGTCATCGCCATCCACACCACCTGCCTGTCCGAGACCATCGGCGACGACCTCCTGCAGATCTCGCAGAAGGCCAAGGACGACGGCAAGGTGCCGGCCGGCAAGCACATCGTCTACGCCAGCACCCCGAGCTACGTCGGCACCCACGTCACCGGCTACGCCAACATGGTCAAGGGCATCCTCAAGGGCTTCGTGAAAAAGACCGGCAGGCCAAACGGCAAGATCAACGTGATCCCGGGATTTTGCGAGCCTTCCGACATGGCCGAGATGCGCCGACTGGCCACCATGCTGGGCATCGACGTCATCCTGGCGCCCGACACCAACGGCGTCTTAAACGGCCCGCTCACCGGCCACTACGAGATGTACCCCAAGGCCGGGGCCACGCCCGAGGACATCGCCGCCATGGGCGACGCCAAGGGCACCATCGGCCTGGGCCGCTGGGCCACCACCGACGCCGTCAACTACCTGGACGCCGAGTTCAAGGTGCCGGGGACCGTCCTGGGCCTGCCCATCGGCCTGCACGCCACGGACCGCTACGTGGACGCCCTGCGCAGGCTGGCCGGCGTGGCCGTGCCCGAGGCCGTCAACTTCGAGCGCGGCCAGGTCGTGGACGTCATCTCCGACTACAGCCAGTACCTCTACGGCAAGAAGGTGGCCATCGCCGGCGACCCCGACCAGGTGCTGGCCCTGGTGGAATTCTGCGTGACCCTCGGCATGATTCCGGCCTACACCGTCTCCGGTACGGCGGGGAAGTACTTCGAGGAACGCATGAACGAGCTCGTCAAGGACGTGCCCTACGACTGCAAGTTCAAAAACGGCGAGCATGCCGACATGTACCTGCTCCACCAGTGGATCAAAAACGACCCGGTCGACCTGCTCATCGGCAACACGTACCTCAAGTACATCGCCCGCGACGAGGACATTCCGCTCATCCGCCACGGCTTCCCCATCCTCGACCGCGTCGGCCACCAGTACTTTCCGTCCGTGGGCTACTCCGGCGCCATGCGCCTGCTGGAAAAATTCCTGGAAGCCCTCCTGGGCCGCCAGGACCGCGACG